From a single Arthrobacter sp. SLBN-112 genomic region:
- a CDS encoding universal stress protein yields MAGIIVVGVDGSETAKRAAQSAKDLAAALGASLHVVSAFDSDKTEVFGSGSDRWIVSDADAAEQVARTVAESLGRDITVTYSAARGRPADALIKEALRMDARIIVVGNRRMQGIGRVLGSVANSVAHNAPCDVYIANTYDAD; encoded by the coding sequence ATGGCTGGAATCATCGTTGTAGGGGTTGACGGCAGCGAGACCGCGAAGAGGGCGGCGCAGTCAGCCAAGGACCTGGCGGCAGCCCTGGGCGCATCCCTGCACGTCGTGTCCGCCTTCGACAGCGACAAGACCGAAGTGTTCGGCAGCGGCAGCGACCGTTGGATCGTCTCGGACGCCGACGCCGCGGAACAGGTTGCCAGGACGGTGGCGGAATCGTTGGGCCGCGACATCACGGTGACGTACTCTGCCGCCCGGGGACGGCCGGCAGATGCCCTCATCAAGGAAGCCCTGCGGATGGATGCGCGGATCATCGTGGTGGGAAACCGGCGCATGCAGGGCATCGGGCGCGTCCTTGGCAGCGTGGCCAACAGCGTGGCCCACAACGCGCCCTGCGACGTGTACATAGCCAACACCTACGACGCCGACTAA
- a CDS encoding IS110 family transposase — translation MHERTHVGLDVHALTVVACAIDGQTGEILRDRLTPDHGEILAWIKALPGPSRVVYEAGPTGFVLARALRAAGIDCVVAAPSKLQRPSGDRVKTDKNDALHLARLLKLDQITEVTVPSPGQEAARDLVRAREDTRGDLMRARHRVSKLLLRQGLRYSGDTWTQAHMGWLYQQHFDSPALQLTYDLAVETVTETLNRRDRLDKAITKIAYESEYTPVVRALECLRGISTLTAFGLAVEIGDWNRFTGRTIGAYLGLVPSENSSGQHRSQGSITKTGNTHARRLLIEAAWHHRRAYTRPSMQMRARWEAATPAARTRGQAGNRRLHERWLVYLEHRKRPVIANVAIARELASWCWSLASEAQKATSQPAP, via the coding sequence ATGCACGAGCGTACTCACGTCGGCCTGGATGTCCACGCGCTCACGGTCGTCGCCTGCGCGATCGACGGCCAGACGGGTGAGATACTCCGGGACCGGCTGACACCGGATCATGGTGAAATTCTCGCCTGGATCAAAGCACTGCCGGGCCCATCCCGAGTGGTCTATGAGGCAGGTCCTACTGGCTTTGTCCTGGCCAGGGCACTTCGGGCAGCAGGCATTGATTGCGTGGTCGCGGCCCCCTCCAAGCTTCAGCGACCGAGCGGAGACCGCGTCAAAACCGACAAGAACGACGCCCTGCATCTGGCGCGGCTGCTCAAACTCGACCAAATCACCGAGGTCACCGTCCCGAGCCCCGGGCAGGAAGCGGCCCGGGACCTGGTGCGGGCAAGAGAAGACACCCGCGGGGACCTGATGCGCGCCCGACACCGGGTCTCCAAACTTTTGCTGCGCCAAGGTCTGCGCTACAGCGGCGACACCTGGACCCAAGCCCATATGGGCTGGCTCTATCAACAGCATTTCGACTCCCCGGCCCTGCAACTGACCTATGACCTCGCCGTCGAAACCGTCACAGAAACACTGAACCGGCGCGATCGCCTCGATAAAGCCATCACTAAAATCGCCTACGAAAGCGAATACACGCCCGTCGTCAGGGCACTGGAATGCTTGCGCGGGATCTCCACACTCACAGCATTCGGCCTGGCCGTCGAGATCGGAGACTGGAACCGCTTCACAGGGCGCACCATCGGTGCTTACCTCGGCCTTGTCCCCAGCGAAAACTCGTCCGGCCAGCACCGGTCCCAGGGCAGCATCACGAAGACCGGAAACACCCACGCGCGTCGACTTCTGATTGAGGCGGCCTGGCACCACCGACGAGCCTACACGCGGCCTTCCATGCAAATGCGTGCCCGCTGGGAAGCAGCAACCCCCGCAGCCAGAACCCGCGGACAGGCCGGCAACCGCCGGCTGCACGAACGCTGGCTGGTCTACCTGGAACACCGGAAAAGGCCTGTAATCGCCAACGTCGCCATCGCACGCGAACTGGCAAGCTGGTGCTGGTCATTGGCCAGCGAAGCACAGAAGGCCACAAGCCAACCAGCTCCATGA